A region of the Haematobia irritans isolate KBUSLIRL chromosome 5, ASM5000362v1, whole genome shotgun sequence genome:
gaagaaattatacaattttataaatttttaaattttttttacctttcgcctggacggagaatcgaaccggggaccatgcaatttgtaagccaacacactatccactgagctatgtagccgttattgtcatcaatagacaattacccatataagttatatttatatagcatagcttgcggcgcccacgagccgattaaacaaagtttatttcacagaaaaatacatttagttgggcaccatggagcagtggttactacgtctgacttgcatgccaagggtcgtgggttcgatccctgcttcgaccaaagttttttttttgttttttttttctttttacatatattccagatatgttaggaagattccgaaaaaatattcaacattacattatagtatattaaattttgaactgtaaaatgtgttttaataaagacttaaaatcagaaaagaacagtgtttgatataaacgaaatggactgtgttgttgattcaaaaataacttttttattaaaaaaattaagattttgtaacaaacgaatttttttggtgataaaagtgtattcttttcgaagcaattcaaaaaactctaacaaaagaaaaacgttttcggtacacgttttccaaacgtttttttttctttgcgtgtacatgagcgtggggttgtttttatttttgttcatttagtggtttgtgtgtgtgtttgttattcgtggattgtttatttggctggatgaggtgttgttttcaataaaggcacatgtgtttttgttgttgtttgttgttgtttgttgttgttttggctttgcttggttttgtttggcatgcttcagttgtatagttggcgtgggctgttgcatcttttaagcagatatgcaacaggggaatataaaggcatggaatattttggaattttgagacctatattggtgtttgtttattaaaccttttaaatgaaagttattaatattttatcggtagtttagagaaaagttattaagaatatttaggaaaatacgttgaaattgaaagtgtattaaattttttattattcaatgcaataaattaatattcaattccagatgaatttggaaaatttttgttatatctcagcgtatagtttagtcataaattggtaagtattgtttttttaatatggctttcttttaaaaataatattttttatgtatattattatttgttaattaatgtttttctttgttgtaaaagcaatatttaatttcagagcaagtcCAGATtggttcgaacaaatttaaaaaatagagaattggtaagttttcttttaaaatttggctttctttcaactagaatatttacgtttttatgacctttttatcatcaaaattacaggtttttaataccttattttagtatttctttaatcaatttttttggaaaccaatgtaatatttttaatgtaaaaaaacaaatatttagtttcagaataaccccttaaaaatttgaaaaaaattttagtactcctttgcttgtaatttaatagtgaattggtaaggattctttaactttcttttaaccagaatatttgttttttatgcacaatattatttttttcattagatttttggaaacctatttaataattttatttaatgtaaaaaataaatatttaatttcagagtatcccaaataaatttggacaactttttatatttcccctcagcgtacaatttaatagagaattggtaagttttatattaaaactttggctttctttcaactagaatatttattttattatatccttcacatcgataacaacacagttttatgagtttatataagatacttcattatttctctaattgtttcaggtttatgagatacgttttccaaataaaggttgaattccttacaccatttgataaaatgcccccacatatggtaagttacaagctaaaataaagaattaaaaaattatattttattacatggtgttaatttttaacaatttccattattgcttccacttttttcagcaagatatgtgaaaaatttacctacgatgaataaaaaacggataagtcaaaatgttcaaacagcgagttcaaatgaactactttcttgttccacgtggtcataatttttattcccaaaaaaacattgtattaagaactttcatcataagtttttataataaagtacttttgcttaaagaaagtttaattttaatgtatgaaaattttcataatagtaaaacggtttgtggttcctttaattatttaatttctctgcactgtggaatgattgatttaaaaatagtttagtcgtcgacattttaaagagactgttaaccaatttttattatcgggtttcccaaaaaataagcaagtaaaccaaaataatactgacttcttAACTtgataggggtatataaatcttatggtgttgtaaaaatgaaataaaatacaatgttatagatgaactacaatttaagagaattataaactacacgctcacaaaaaatcgcttctgtaacatataaagggtgattcttttgaggttaggattttcatgcattagtatttgacagatcacgtgggatttcagacatggtgtctgaAAAGGCggggaattaaataaaataatttatcaatgaggggggaaataaataaaaacacaattaaatttcgggttttaaaaagataaattaaaatttattggcGGGGGTATTCGTACCTTCGGGTATTTGAGCGAGAGAGCAAGTAAGTGAGCAACTTTCGTTCAATTATatgtcatttcaattttttcatatttcgttATAAATTTCAGGGGTGTATTTTACAATTCATTGTACCTAAAAACTAACAGGTTGCCAACCTGAACATCCCGCCCCCCTTGCAGGAATGCAACATAGGGGCAAGCAGGAGCTAGGGGACAATAAAAAACGAGAATTCAATTTACAATTCAAGTGgacatacaaatacaaaaaacataaataaataaattcaaattcagtgGGACCCAGAATGGACGTGAATCACAATAGTAGCCGGCCCTTGACCGGTATTGGGGCTAACTGTGGTGGAGTTGGTCGGATTGTGGCCACAGGTGCATCGTCCACTGATGGTTCTCTGCTGCTGGGTCTCTGGGTTTCGTGCTACCCTCCTGGAGGCATTATTACGGCGCCGAGCATCATCGGAGCGCCTTCGATGGGTGTCACGTTGCGGTGGCTGTCTGATAGCTCTAGGAGCCTTCTTCACCTTTTGGGGTCGACTAGCGACGGTTCTGGGGGGATCTTCGCGCTTCCGCTGGTTCCCAACAAATCTGGGGTGGAGCATTGTGTGATGCTCACCACAGCACTCCATACACCTTTCCCGACTCCTGCAATCAGTCCTTTTGTGTGACTCCGCCAAGCAATTAAAACAATAGCCGAATTGCATTACGGCTT
Encoded here:
- the LOC142241419 gene encoding uncharacterized protein LOC142241419 gives rise to the protein MSGPSRRLKNERPEVEVDVAQPKKKCGEVRCKVCLQPHALRLCPRFRAMDPARRRKAVMQFGYCFNCLAESHKRTDCRSRERCMECCGEHHTMLHPRFVGNQRKREDPPRTVASRPQKVKKAPRAIRQPPQRDTHRRRSDDARRRNNASRRVARNPETQQQRTISGRCTCGHNPTNSTTVSPNTGQGPATIVIHVHSGSH